The genomic interval CCCTGTCACCACCATGGTCGGGATTTCCGCGTGCAGATACCAGGGTAGCTCCTTTGTGCATATGGGGCGGTAGTTGCCAAACGCTCAGCGACACTGTTTCCTGGCCTCCCATATTGCCAATCACGTTATATTCCCACCTGGATGGATCATAACCTACAGGGAACCTGCCTCCCCGGTTGCGGGTGCCGTTGTTGCCGTTGCAGATGGCCCATCCGGTTCTTTCATTCCTTCCAAGGCCGCTGCCATCAAAGTTCGCCGCCAGGTAATCTCCGCTGCAATCAATCTCAATGATATCACCCCGTTTCCATACCCTGTCAATCTGCTGTGAGATGCGGGCTTCCATCGCGGCCAGCGTGCTTTTTAAGCCTATCAGCGTGTCTATGCGCTGCAAGCTGCTGTATGGGATACCGCCAGCCGCAAACCTGGCCTTACGGGTAAAATACACGGTGCGGCTCACCTGGTCTGCAAAAAGCCGGTTCTCGGTTGCTTCTTCAATGATCCAGGTAGATTGTTTGGGGCCACCTGTAAAGGGAAGTAACTCTCCATTATAGCTGATCCAGCCATTGCCTACTATATTGCCGTTCTCCTCCATACCGGACACGATCACAGCACTGCCTACCAGGTTGGCCAATGCGCCCAGCGCATCCCGGTACGATTGCTGCATAAAGTCCAGCGTATACTGGGTCATAGGGAACCCGCCGAGGTTTGTAAGTTGTTCTACTTTGTTCATACTTTTTGAATTTTATAGCGCTTGCCGGCCAGCTTATAGTTGTTGATCAATGCCGTCATTTCATTTTCATTATAGAGCAGATCGGAGGGCATCAGCACATAGAAATCAACTGAGTCGCTCCCTATTTCGTCATCTGTAAACAGGTATACCGGCTTATGCTCTTCTTCCTGATAGATGTACACCGGCTTCAGCTCCTGATCCTGATAGATATACTGAGGCGCATATACCAACGCATCCCTGACCCGGATCCTGCGCAGCGATATATCATACCGGTCATTCAGCA from Chitinophaga filiformis carries:
- a CDS encoding phage baseplate protein, whose amino-acid sequence is MNKVEQLTNLGGFPMTQYTLDFMQQSYRDALGALANLVGSAVIVSGMEENGNIVGNGWISYNGELLPFTGGPKQSTWIIEEATENRLFADQVSRTVYFTRKARFAAGGIPYSSLQRIDTLIGLKSTLAAMEARISQQIDRVWKRGDIIEIDCSGDYLAANFDGSGLGRNERTGWAICNGNNGTRNRGGRFPVGYDPSRWEYNVIGNMGGQETVSLSVWQLPPHMHKGATLVSARGNPDHGGDRDNANNNFYINAAREQDARYRHTLDTTYTGSGEAHENRPPYIVSLWIMKL